In Achromobacter xylosoxidans A8, a single window of DNA contains:
- a CDS encoding NADH-quinone oxidoreductase subunit D — protein MAEIKNYTLNFGPQHPAAHGVLRLVLELDGEVIQRADPHIGLLHRATEKLAEHKTYIQALPYMDRLDYVSMMCNEHAYVMAIEKLLGVEAPLRAQYIRVMFDEITRLLNHLMSLGSHALDVGAMAVFLYAFREREDLMDCYEAVSGARMHAAYYRPGGVYRDLPDSMPQYGDTSKYRGDKEMRVMNDARSGSLLDFIEDFTNRFPGCVDEYETLLTDNRIWKQRLVGIGVVDPERAKALGFTGPMLRGSGVAWDLRKMQPYEVYDLLDFDIPVGVNGDCYDRYLVRIAEMRESNRIIRQCVEWLRNNPGPVMIENHKIAPPKRTAMKTNMEELIHHFKLFTEGFHVPPGEAYASVEHPKGEFGIYAVSDGANKPYRLKIRAPGFVHLQALDEMSRGHMIADAVTIIGTQDIVFGEIDR, from the coding sequence ATGGCAGAAATCAAGAACTACACGCTCAACTTCGGCCCCCAGCACCCGGCCGCGCACGGTGTGCTGCGCCTGGTGCTCGAGCTCGACGGCGAAGTGATCCAGCGCGCCGACCCGCACATCGGCCTGCTGCACCGCGCCACCGAAAAACTGGCCGAACACAAGACCTACATCCAGGCGCTGCCCTACATGGACCGCCTGGACTACGTGTCCATGATGTGCAACGAGCACGCCTATGTCATGGCCATCGAAAAGCTGCTGGGCGTGGAAGCCCCGCTGCGCGCGCAGTACATCCGCGTGATGTTCGACGAGATCACCCGTCTGCTGAACCACTTGATGTCGCTGGGTTCGCACGCGCTGGACGTGGGCGCCATGGCGGTGTTCCTGTACGCCTTCCGTGAACGCGAAGACCTGATGGACTGCTACGAAGCAGTCTCGGGCGCGCGCATGCACGCGGCCTACTACCGTCCGGGCGGCGTCTATCGCGACCTGCCGGACTCGATGCCGCAATACGGCGACACCAGCAAGTACCGCGGCGACAAGGAAATGCGCGTCATGAACGATGCGCGTTCGGGCTCGCTGCTGGATTTCATCGAAGACTTCACCAACCGCTTCCCGGGTTGCGTCGACGAGTACGAAACGCTCCTGACCGACAACCGCATCTGGAAGCAGCGTCTGGTCGGCATCGGCGTGGTCGACCCGGAACGCGCCAAGGCGCTGGGCTTCACCGGCCCGATGCTGCGCGGTTCGGGCGTGGCCTGGGACCTGCGCAAGATGCAGCCCTACGAAGTCTACGATCTGCTCGATTTCGACATCCCCGTGGGTGTCAACGGCGACTGCTATGACCGCTACCTGGTCCGTATCGCCGAAATGCGTGAAAGCAACCGCATCATCCGCCAGTGCGTGGAGTGGCTGCGCAACAACCCGGGCCCGGTCATGATCGAGAACCACAAGATCGCCCCGCCCAAGCGCACCGCCATGAAGACCAACATGGAAGAGCTGATCCATCACTTCAAGCTCTTCACTGAAGGTTTCCACGTGCCTCCCGGTGAAGCGTACGCCTCGGTGGAACACCCCAAGGGCGAATTCGGCATCTACGCGGTGTCGGACGGCGCCAACAAGCCTTACCGCCTGAAGATTCGGGCCCCCGGCTTTGTCCACCTGCAAGCGCTGGATGAAATGTCGCGCGGTCACATGATCGCCGACGCCGTCACCATCATTGGCACGCAGGACATCGTTTTCGGCGAAATCGATCGCTGA
- a CDS encoding NuoB/complex I 20 kDa subunit family protein, with amino-acid sequence MAIDGILKQGFITTSADKFLNWAKTGSMWPMTFGLACCAVEMMHAGAARYDLDQFGIIFRPSPRQSDLMIVAGTLCNKMAPALRKVYDQMPEPRWVVSMGSCANGGGYYHYSYSVVRGCDRIVPVDVYVPGCPPTAEALVYGLLQMQNKIRLTNTIAR; translated from the coding sequence ATGGCTATAGACGGCATTCTCAAGCAAGGGTTCATCACAACCAGCGCGGACAAGTTCCTTAATTGGGCGAAGACCGGCTCCATGTGGCCCATGACCTTCGGTCTGGCCTGTTGCGCGGTTGAAATGATGCACGCGGGCGCGGCCCGCTACGACCTGGACCAATTCGGCATCATCTTCCGGCCCAGCCCGCGCCAGTCCGATCTGATGATCGTGGCCGGCACGCTGTGCAACAAGATGGCGCCGGCGCTGCGCAAGGTCTATGACCAGATGCCCGAGCCGCGTTGGGTGGTTTCCATGGGCTCCTGTGCCAACGGCGGCGGTTACTACCACTACTCGTATTCGGTGGTCCGCGGCTGCGATCGCATCGTACCGGTAGACGTCTACGTGCCGGGCTGCCCGCCCACGGCCGAGGCGCTGGTCTACGGCTTGCTGCAAATGCAGAACAAGATCCGTCTGACCAACACGATTGCGCGCTGA
- the nuoE gene encoding NADH-quinone oxidoreductase subunit NuoE, producing MLLSEQAYQKIDRELAKFPADQRQSAIMASLAIAQEEKGWLATEIIEDVANYIGVPPIAVQEVATFYNMFDVKPVGKNKIAVCTNLPCALRDGERAGDYLKRKLGVDYRGTTPDGQFTLVEGECMGACGDSPVLIVNNKHMCVRMTEEKLDALVAALKVQGESA from the coding sequence ATGCTGCTTTCCGAACAGGCCTACCAGAAAATCGACCGAGAACTCGCGAAGTTCCCGGCCGACCAGCGGCAGTCCGCCATCATGGCCTCGCTTGCCATCGCGCAAGAAGAGAAGGGCTGGTTGGCTACCGAAATCATTGAAGATGTGGCCAACTACATTGGCGTTCCGCCCATCGCGGTCCAGGAAGTCGCCACCTTCTACAACATGTTCGACGTCAAGCCCGTCGGCAAGAACAAGATCGCTGTCTGCACCAACTTGCCCTGTGCCTTGCGCGACGGCGAACGCGCCGGCGACTACCTCAAGCGCAAGCTGGGCGTCGACTACCGCGGCACCACTCCCGACGGCCAGTTCACCCTGGTGGAAGGCGAGTGCATGGGCGCCTGCGGCGACTCGCCCGTGCTGATCGTGAACAACAAGCATATGTGCGTGCGCATGACCGAAGAGAAGCTGGACGCGCTGGTCGCGGCCCTCAAGGTGCAAGGAGAGTCGGCATGA
- a CDS encoding NADH-quinone oxidoreductase subunit A — protein sequence MNLQQYFPVLLFIVVATLIGFALLTAGSLLGPRRPYAEKLSPYECGFEAFEDARMKFDVRYYLVAILFILFDLEIAFLFPWAIAQGTVGLLGFWTVMVFLAVLTVGFIYEWKKGALDWE from the coding sequence ATGAACCTGCAACAGTATTTTCCCGTCCTGCTGTTTATCGTAGTGGCCACCCTTATCGGGTTCGCGCTTCTAACGGCCGGCTCCCTCCTTGGTCCGCGGCGTCCCTACGCCGAGAAGCTCTCGCCGTACGAATGCGGTTTTGAGGCCTTCGAAGACGCCCGCATGAAGTTTGACGTGCGCTACTACCTCGTGGCGATCCTGTTCATTCTTTTCGACCTGGAAATCGCGTTCCTGTTCCCGTGGGCCATTGCCCAGGGCACGGTCGGCCTCCTCGGTTTCTGGACGGTCATGGTATTCCTGGCCGTGCTGACGGTCGGCTTCATCTACGAATGGAAAAAGGGCGCGCTGGACTGGGAATAA
- the nuoK gene encoding NADH-quinone oxidoreductase subunit NuoK, with amino-acid sequence MTLTLAHYLILGAILFAIGIFGIFLNRRNLIILLMSIELVLLAVNMNFVAFSSWFGDTAGQVFVFFILTVAAAEAAIGLAILVLLFRNLNTINVDELDRLKG; translated from the coding sequence ATGACGCTGACGCTGGCCCACTACCTGATCCTCGGGGCGATCCTGTTCGCCATCGGGATCTTCGGCATCTTCCTGAACCGCCGCAACCTGATCATTCTCCTGATGTCCATCGAGCTGGTGCTCCTGGCCGTCAACATGAACTTCGTGGCGTTCTCCAGCTGGTTCGGCGACACCGCCGGCCAGGTGTTCGTGTTCTTCATCCTGACCGTGGCCGCCGCTGAAGCGGCGATCGGCCTGGCCATCCTGGTGCTGCTGTTCCGCAACCTGAACACGATCAACGTTGACGAACTCGATCGCCTGAAGGGCTGA
- the nuoF gene encoding NADH-quinone oxidoreductase subunit NuoF, with the protein MNAPDLYKQFAQGLDPNPLNDVSNSMCLHGRHIQPQIMADVDGANWRLADYVKRGGYEALKKILTTGMKPEDVIAEVKASGLRGRGGAGFPTGLKWSFMPRAFPGQKYLVCNSDEGEPGTFKDRDILRFNPHIVIEGMAIAAYAMGISVGYNYIHGEIFEVYERFEEALEEARAAGFLGDKILGSDYSFQLHAFHGYGAYICGEETALLESLEGKKGQPRFKPPFPASFGLYGKPTTINNTETFAAVPWIIRNSGQAYLEVGKPNNGGTKLFSITGDVERPGNYEIPLGTPFSTLLELAGGMRGGKKLKAVIPGGSSAPVLPADVIMECTMDYDSIAKAGSMLGSGAVIVMDETRCMVKSLLRLSYFYFEESCGQCTPCREGTGWLYRMVHRIENGHGRPEDLDLLDNVAGNIMGRTICALGDAAAMPVRGFLKHFRDEFAHHIEHKSCVVPQYL; encoded by the coding sequence ATGAACGCGCCCGACCTGTACAAGCAGTTCGCGCAGGGGCTGGACCCCAATCCGCTGAACGACGTTTCCAATTCGATGTGCCTGCACGGCCGGCACATCCAGCCGCAGATCATGGCGGATGTCGACGGCGCCAACTGGCGCCTGGCCGACTACGTCAAGCGCGGTGGCTATGAAGCCCTGAAGAAGATCCTGACCACCGGCATGAAGCCGGAAGACGTGATCGCCGAGGTCAAGGCCTCGGGTCTGCGCGGCCGCGGCGGCGCGGGCTTCCCGACCGGCCTGAAGTGGAGCTTCATGCCGCGCGCCTTCCCCGGCCAGAAGTACCTGGTCTGCAACTCCGACGAAGGCGAGCCCGGCACGTTCAAGGACCGCGACATCCTGCGCTTCAATCCGCACATCGTGATTGAAGGCATGGCGATCGCGGCCTACGCCATGGGCATCAGCGTTGGCTACAACTATATCCACGGCGAAATCTTCGAAGTCTACGAGCGCTTCGAGGAAGCGCTGGAAGAGGCGCGCGCCGCCGGCTTCCTGGGCGACAAGATCCTGGGTTCGGATTACAGCTTCCAGCTGCACGCGTTCCATGGCTACGGCGCCTACATCTGCGGCGAAGAAACCGCGTTGCTGGAATCGCTGGAAGGCAAGAAGGGTCAGCCGCGCTTCAAGCCGCCGTTCCCGGCCAGCTTCGGCCTGTACGGCAAGCCCACCACCATCAACAACACCGAAACCTTCGCGGCGGTGCCCTGGATCATCCGCAACAGCGGCCAGGCCTACCTCGAAGTCGGCAAGCCGAACAACGGCGGCACCAAGCTATTCTCGATCACCGGCGACGTCGAGCGTCCCGGCAACTACGAGATCCCGCTGGGCACCCCGTTCTCGACCCTGCTGGAACTGGCGGGCGGCATGCGCGGCGGCAAGAAGCTGAAGGCCGTGATCCCTGGCGGATCTAGCGCCCCGGTGCTGCCGGCCGACGTCATCATGGAATGCACGATGGACTATGACTCCATCGCCAAGGCCGGCTCGATGCTGGGCTCCGGCGCCGTGATCGTCATGGACGAAACGCGCTGCATGGTGAAGTCGCTGTTGCGCCTGTCGTACTTCTATTTCGAGGAAAGCTGCGGCCAGTGCACGCCGTGCCGCGAAGGCACCGGCTGGCTCTACCGCATGGTGCATCGCATCGAAAACGGTCACGGCCGTCCGGAAGATCTGGACTTGCTGGACAACGTGGCGGGCAACATCATGGGCCGCACCATCTGCGCCCTGGGTGACGCCGCCGCCATGCCCGTCCGTGGCTTTCTCAAGCATTTTCGCGACGAATTCGCGCACCACATCGAGCATAAGTCTTGTGTGGTCCCGCAATATCTGTAG
- the nuoI gene encoding NADH-quinone oxidoreductase subunit NuoI, translated as MEAIKDFFGSLMLTELLKGMRLTGKYFFKRKVTLRYPQEKTPASPRFRGLHALRRYPNGEERCIACKLCEAVCPALAITIESDQRDDGTRRTTRYDIDLTKCIFCGFCEESCPVDSIVETHIHEYHGEKRGDLYFTKDMLLAVGDRYEADIARRRAEDAPYR; from the coding sequence ATGGAAGCGATCAAGGATTTCTTCGGCAGCCTGATGCTGACCGAGTTGCTCAAGGGCATGCGCCTGACGGGCAAGTATTTCTTCAAGCGCAAGGTCACCTTGCGCTACCCCCAGGAAAAGACGCCTGCGTCGCCGCGTTTCCGCGGCCTGCACGCGCTGCGCCGCTACCCCAACGGGGAAGAGCGCTGCATCGCGTGCAAGCTGTGTGAAGCCGTGTGCCCCGCGCTGGCGATCACGATCGAGTCGGACCAGCGCGATGACGGCACCCGCCGCACCACGCGCTACGACATCGACCTGACCAAGTGCATTTTCTGCGGCTTCTGTGAGGAAAGCTGCCCCGTGGACTCCATCGTGGAAACGCATATCCACGAATACCACGGCGAAAAGCGCGGCGACCTGTATTTCACCAAAGACATGCTGCTCGCCGTGGGCGACCGCTATGAAGCCGATATCGCCCGCCGCCGGGCCGAAGACGCTCCCTACCGTTGA
- a CDS encoding porin → MKKTLLAAALLAGFAGVAQAETSVTLYGIIDTGIGYNKISGGPDAMNGSRFGMINGVQNGSRWGLRGSEDLGDGLRAVFQLESGFDSGNGKSAQGGRLFGRQATIGLASDSWGQLDFGRQTNIASKYFGSIDPFGAGFGQANIGVSMSAANTQRYDNMVMYQTPSFSGFQFGIGYSFNADDNNADQTGWRTADNTRAITTGLRYVNGPLNVALTYDQLNASNKALFADQDATPRMYAIGGSYDFEVVKLALAYARTTDGWFAGQGVNTGSGSLSIGTNIFADGFKANSYMVGLSAPIGGASKLFGSWQMVDPSNDRINGAETMNVFSLGYTYDLSKRTNLYAYGSYAKNYAFMEDVKSTAVGVGIRHRF, encoded by the coding sequence ATGAAAAAGACTCTGCTCGCTGCCGCCCTGCTCGCCGGTTTTGCCGGTGTCGCCCAGGCAGAAACGTCTGTCACCCTGTACGGTATCATCGACACGGGTATCGGCTACAACAAGATCAGCGGTGGTCCCGATGCCATGAACGGCAGCCGTTTCGGCATGATCAACGGCGTCCAGAACGGTTCGCGCTGGGGTCTGCGTGGTTCGGAAGACCTGGGTGACGGCCTGCGCGCTGTTTTCCAGCTGGAATCCGGCTTTGATTCGGGTAACGGCAAGTCGGCCCAAGGTGGCCGCCTGTTCGGTCGTCAAGCCACCATCGGTCTGGCCAGCGACAGCTGGGGCCAACTGGACTTCGGTCGTCAAACCAACATCGCGTCGAAGTACTTCGGCTCGATCGATCCGTTCGGCGCTGGCTTCGGTCAAGCCAACATCGGCGTTTCGATGAGCGCTGCCAACACGCAACGCTACGACAACATGGTCATGTATCAGACCCCGTCGTTCAGCGGCTTCCAGTTCGGCATCGGCTACTCGTTCAACGCCGACGACAACAACGCGGATCAAACCGGCTGGCGCACGGCTGACAACACCCGCGCCATCACGACCGGTCTGCGTTACGTGAACGGCCCCCTGAACGTGGCCCTGACGTACGACCAGCTGAACGCTTCGAACAAGGCGCTGTTCGCTGATCAAGACGCTACCCCGCGTATGTACGCCATCGGCGGTTCGTACGACTTCGAAGTCGTGAAGCTGGCCTTGGCCTACGCTCGCACGACCGACGGCTGGTTCGCTGGCCAAGGCGTGAACACCGGTTCGGGCTCCCTGAGCATCGGCACCAACATCTTTGCTGACGGCTTCAAGGCCAACTCGTACATGGTCGGCCTGTCCGCCCCGATCGGCGGCGCAAGCAAGCTGTTCGGTTCGTGGCAAATGGTTGACCCCAGCAACGACCGTATCAACGGTGCTGAGACGATGAACGTCTTCTCGCTGGGCTACACCTACGACCTGTCCAAGCGCACCAACCTGTACGCTTACGGTTCGTACGCCAAGAACTACGCCTTCATGGAAGACGTCAAGTCGACCGCCGTCGGCGTCGGTATCCGTCACCGCTTCTAA
- a CDS encoding NADH-quinone oxidoreductase subunit C, whose product MMTRLETLKNNLQTTLGADIALTEALGELTLEVPAQQWFSVCNKLRTEAGLRFETCIDLCGVDYLTWGNGTRQMPEETAAKIHRARFAVVVHLVSIEHNWRLRVRTWAEDDEFPMVASLMECWPTVGWFEREAFDLYGIVFEGHPDLRRILTDYGFIGHPFRKDFPLSGTVEMRYDPEQRRVIYQPVTIDPREITPRVVREDSYGLGR is encoded by the coding sequence ATGATGACCAGGCTCGAAACCCTGAAAAACAATTTGCAGACCACCCTCGGCGCGGATATCGCCCTGACCGAGGCGTTGGGCGAGCTGACGCTCGAAGTGCCCGCGCAGCAGTGGTTCTCCGTCTGCAACAAGCTGCGCACCGAAGCCGGCCTGCGCTTCGAAACCTGTATCGACCTGTGCGGCGTCGACTACCTGACCTGGGGCAACGGCACGCGCCAGATGCCCGAGGAAACCGCCGCCAAGATCCACCGCGCGCGCTTCGCCGTGGTGGTGCACCTGGTCTCGATCGAGCACAACTGGCGCCTGCGCGTGCGCACCTGGGCCGAGGATGACGAGTTCCCGATGGTCGCGTCGTTGATGGAATGCTGGCCGACCGTGGGCTGGTTCGAGCGCGAAGCCTTCGACCTGTACGGCATCGTCTTCGAAGGCCATCCGGACCTGCGCCGCATCCTCACTGATTACGGCTTCATCGGCCATCCCTTCCGCAAGGACTTCCCGCTGTCCGGCACCGTCGAAATGCGTTACGACCCGGAACAACGGCGCGTCATTTACCAGCCGGTCACGATCGATCCGCGCGAGATCACGCCGCGCGTGGTCCGCGAAGACTCCTACGGCTTGGGGCGTTAA
- a CDS encoding NADH-quinone oxidoreductase subunit J → MTFTTVLFYILAAVLVIAAFRVITARSPVTAVLHLILAFSNAAMLWMLLGAEFLALLLVLVYVGAVMVLFLFVVMMLDIRMDALRQGMKTYLPLGLIIGLVMVLEMAFVLGSTWYGAGPQAPVAGDYNNARALGEAMYTQYVYAIEVGAALLLVGMVAAIALTLRRRRDVKYNDPVAAVRVRAKDRFRLVSMPAQSERAQAHNGTPTAAAPQGEQK, encoded by the coding sequence ATGACTTTTACTACTGTCCTGTTCTACATACTGGCCGCCGTGCTGGTGATCGCGGCGTTCCGCGTGATCACCGCGCGCAGCCCGGTCACCGCCGTCCTGCACCTGATCCTGGCGTTCTCCAACGCGGCCATGCTGTGGATGCTGCTGGGCGCCGAGTTCCTCGCGCTGCTGCTGGTGCTGGTGTACGTGGGCGCCGTGATGGTGCTCTTCCTCTTCGTCGTGATGATGCTGGACATCCGCATGGATGCCCTGCGCCAAGGCATGAAGACCTACCTGCCGCTGGGCCTGATCATCGGCCTGGTGATGGTGCTGGAAATGGCCTTCGTGCTGGGTTCGACCTGGTACGGCGCGGGCCCGCAAGCCCCGGTTGCCGGCGACTACAACAACGCCCGCGCGCTGGGCGAAGCCATGTACACGCAGTACGTCTACGCCATTGAAGTGGGCGCCGCGCTGCTGCTGGTGGGCATGGTCGCCGCCATCGCGCTGACCCTGCGCCGCCGCCGCGACGTGAAGTACAACGACCCGGTGGCCGCCGTCCGCGTGCGTGCGAAGGACCGTTTCCGTCTGGTGAGCATGCCCGCCCAGAGCGAGCGCGCCCAGGCGCACAACGGCACCCCGACCGCCGCCGCGCCCCAAGGAGAACAAAAATGA
- the nuoG gene encoding NADH-quinone oxidoreductase subunit NuoG, with protein MVELTVDGNKVEVPEGSMVMHAAQKVGLYVPHFCYHKKLSIAANCRMCLVEVEKAPKALPACATPVTNGMVVHTCSEKARAAQKSVMEFLLINHPLDCPICDQGGECQLQDLAVGYGGSSSRYQEEKRVVFHKDLGPLVSAEEMSRCIHCTRCVRFGQEIAGVMELGMLGRGEHSEITTFVGRSIESELSGNMIDICPVGALTSKPFRYSARTWELARRRSVSPHDSLGANLVVQVKGDRVMRVVPFEDEAVNECWISDRDRFSYEGLNSEDRLSAPMIKGTDGKWQEASWSDALAAVAQGLSRVRDSFGAGQIGALASEYATTEEYALLGRLVRSLGSENIDFRLRQTDAAFDAALTGAPWLGMPIAELDNLDRVLVVGSFLRKDHPLMAQRLRQAAKRGTQILMVDSAADDPLMPIAARITVAPSELARALAEVAVALAQAKEQAVPAEFASVTPGENAKLIAASLASGANTAVLMGNLAVASAQASTLAANGRAVAQLAGGKFGFLTSGGNTVGGYLAGAIPGKGGKNAAAMLAEPLKAYVVLHAEPLLDADNGQQAIAALRGAQFAVALTPYRSAAAEWADVMLPVSPFTETSGTYVNAQGLAQSFKGTVTPFGQTRPGWKVLRVLGNVLHLAGFDDETSESVRDAALAGGIEGRLSNEIKAPLGLGQAGTGLERVADVPIYRTDAMVRRSEPLQAAPASKKPAAAMNGRTLTSLGLTAGVKVRVSGAQGAVELETVQDDAVADRAVRISAAFENTAALGGAFGQISVERA; from the coding sequence ATGGTTGAACTAACCGTCGACGGCAACAAGGTCGAAGTGCCCGAAGGCAGCATGGTCATGCATGCCGCCCAGAAAGTCGGGCTTTACGTGCCGCATTTCTGCTACCACAAGAAACTGTCCATCGCGGCCAACTGCCGCATGTGCCTGGTTGAAGTGGAAAAAGCGCCCAAGGCGCTGCCCGCCTGCGCCACGCCCGTGACCAACGGCATGGTCGTCCACACCTGCTCCGAGAAGGCTCGCGCCGCTCAGAAGTCGGTGATGGAATTCTTGCTCATCAATCACCCGCTCGACTGCCCGATCTGCGATCAGGGCGGCGAATGCCAGTTGCAGGACCTGGCCGTGGGCTACGGCGGCTCTTCCTCGCGTTACCAGGAAGAAAAGCGCGTGGTCTTCCATAAGGACCTGGGTCCGCTGGTTTCCGCCGAGGAAATGAGCCGCTGCATCCACTGCACCCGCTGTGTGCGCTTCGGCCAGGAAATCGCCGGCGTCATGGAACTGGGCATGCTGGGCCGTGGCGAACACTCCGAGATCACGACCTTCGTCGGCCGCTCGATCGAGTCCGAACTGTCGGGCAACATGATCGACATCTGTCCGGTGGGCGCGCTGACCTCCAAGCCCTTCCGTTACAGCGCGCGCACCTGGGAACTGGCTCGCCGCCGTTCGGTCAGCCCGCACGACAGCCTGGGCGCCAACCTGGTGGTCCAGGTCAAGGGCGACCGCGTCATGCGCGTGGTTCCCTTCGAAGACGAAGCCGTCAACGAATGCTGGATCAGCGACCGCGACCGTTTCTCGTACGAAGGCCTGAACAGCGAAGACCGCCTGTCGGCCCCGATGATCAAGGGCACCGACGGCAAGTGGCAGGAAGCTTCCTGGAGCGACGCGCTTGCCGCCGTGGCCCAAGGCCTGTCCCGCGTGCGCGACAGCTTCGGCGCCGGCCAGATCGGCGCCCTGGCGTCCGAATACGCCACCACCGAGGAATACGCGCTGCTGGGCCGCCTGGTCCGTTCGCTGGGTTCCGAGAACATCGACTTCCGCCTGCGCCAGACGGATGCGGCCTTTGACGCCGCCCTGACCGGCGCGCCTTGGCTGGGCATGCCGATCGCCGAACTCGACAACCTGGACCGCGTTCTGGTGGTCGGTTCGTTCCTGCGCAAGGATCATCCGCTGATGGCGCAGCGTCTGCGTCAGGCCGCCAAGCGCGGCACCCAGATCCTGATGGTCGACAGCGCCGCTGACGATCCCCTGATGCCCATCGCTGCCCGCATTACCGTGGCGCCGTCCGAGCTGGCGCGCGCGCTCGCCGAAGTGGCAGTCGCCTTGGCCCAGGCCAAGGAACAGGCCGTGCCGGCCGAGTTCGCCTCGGTCACGCCTGGCGAAAACGCCAAGCTCATCGCCGCCAGCCTGGCTTCCGGCGCCAACACCGCCGTGCTGATGGGCAACCTGGCCGTGGCCAGCGCCCAGGCTTCGACCCTGGCCGCCAACGGCCGCGCCGTGGCGCAACTGGCCGGCGGCAAGTTCGGCTTCCTGACCTCCGGCGGCAATACCGTCGGCGGTTACCTGGCTGGCGCCATTCCGGGCAAGGGCGGCAAGAATGCCGCCGCCATGCTGGCCGAGCCGCTGAAGGCCTACGTGGTCCTGCACGCCGAACCGCTGCTGGACGCCGACAACGGCCAGCAAGCCATCGCCGCGCTGCGCGGCGCGCAGTTCGCGGTGGCCTTGACGCCTTACCGTTCGGCAGCCGCTGAATGGGCCGACGTCATGCTACCGGTGTCGCCGTTCACTGAAACCTCGGGTACCTACGTCAACGCGCAAGGCCTGGCCCAGAGCTTCAAGGGTACGGTCACGCCGTTCGGCCAGACCCGTCCGGGCTGGAAGGTCCTGCGCGTGCTGGGCAACGTCCTGCACTTGGCCGGCTTCGACGACGAGACCTCCGAGTCCGTGCGCGACGCCGCGCTGGCGGGCGGCATCGAAGGCCGCCTGTCCAACGAGATCAAGGCCCCGCTGGGCCTGGGCCAGGCCGGCACCGGCCTGGAGCGCGTCGCCGACGTGCCGATCTACCGCACCGACGCCATGGTCCGCCGTTCGGAGCCGCTGCAAGCGGCCCCGGCCTCGAAGAAGCCGGCTGCCGCCATGAACGGCCGCACGCTCACCAGCCTGGGCCTGACGGCCGGGGTCAAGGTGCGCGTGTCGGGCGCGCAGGGCGCCGTCGAACTCGAAACCGTGCAGGACGATGCCGTGGCCGACCGTGCCGTGCGCATCTCCGCAGCCTTTGAAAACACCGCAGCCCTGGGTGGCGCATTCGGTCAAATCAGCGTGGAGCGTGCCTGA
- the nuoH gene encoding NADH-quinone oxidoreductase subunit NuoH, with protein MEWLNVLESQGTALLGPTVWLVLWTLIKIVVIAVPIILCVAYLTYWERKMIGAMHVRMGPNRVGFKGLLQPFADVFKLLTKEVVVPSQANKVLFIVAPVVTLMPALAAWAVVPFGPDVVLANVNAGLLYIMAITSIGVYGVIVAGWASNSKYAFLGALRASAQMLSYELAIGFVLVTVLLVSGSLNMSEIVHVQNRGWFADKGLTFMSWNWLPLLPLFVIYVISAVAETNRHPFDVVEGESEIVAGHMVEYSGMAFALFFLGEYANMILLSCMASIMFLGGWASPIDIAPLTWIPGWIWLGLKTFFVVSLFVWFRASFPRYRYDQIMRLGWKIFIPLTGVWLVVVAIWMQTPWNIWR; from the coding sequence ATGGAATGGCTTAATGTTCTTGAGAGCCAGGGTACGGCATTGCTGGGCCCGACGGTCTGGCTGGTCCTCTGGACCCTCATCAAGATTGTGGTCATCGCCGTGCCCATCATTCTGTGCGTGGCTTACCTGACCTACTGGGAACGCAAGATGATCGGCGCCATGCACGTGCGCATGGGTCCGAACCGCGTCGGCTTCAAGGGGCTGCTGCAGCCGTTCGCCGACGTGTTCAAGCTGCTGACCAAGGAAGTGGTGGTTCCGTCGCAGGCCAACAAGGTGCTGTTCATCGTGGCCCCCGTGGTCACGCTGATGCCCGCCCTGGCCGCCTGGGCGGTGGTGCCGTTCGGCCCCGACGTGGTCCTGGCCAACGTCAACGCCGGTCTGCTGTACATCATGGCCATCACGTCCATCGGCGTGTACGGCGTGATCGTGGCGGGTTGGGCGTCCAACTCCAAGTACGCCTTCCTGGGCGCGCTGCGCGCTTCGGCGCAGATGCTGTCGTATGAACTGGCCATCGGCTTCGTGCTGGTGACGGTGCTGCTGGTGTCGGGCAGCCTGAACATGTCCGAGATCGTGCATGTTCAGAACCGCGGCTGGTTTGCCGACAAGGGGCTGACGTTCATGTCGTGGAACTGGCTGCCGCTGTTGCCGCTGTTCGTGATCTACGTGATCTCGGCCGTGGCCGAAACCAACCGCCACCCGTTCGACGTGGTCGAAGGCGAATCCGAAATCGTGGCCGGCCACATGGTCGAATACTCGGGCATGGCGTTCGCGCTGTTCTTCCTGGGCGAATACGCCAACATGATTTTGCTGTCCTGCATGGCCTCGATCATGTTCCTGGGCGGCTGGGCTTCGCCGATCGACATCGCGCCGCTGACCTGGATTCCGGGTTGGATCTGGCTGGGTCTCAAGACGTTTTTCGTGGTCTCGTTGTTCGTGTGGTTCCGTGCGTCGTTCCCGCGCTACCGCTATGACCAGATCATGCGCTTGGGTTGGAAAATCTTCATCCCGCTGACCGGCGTTTGGCTGGTCGTGGTGGCGATCTGGATGCAGACGCCCTGGAACATTTGGCGCTAA